Part of the Anopheles coluzzii chromosome 3, AcolN3, whole genome shotgun sequence genome is shown below.
GTCTCCCCAGATCTGGGCGGTGCGTAGCTTGTCCCAGTCCGGGCGAACGTAATACAGGATGCCATCGTACGCACCGGGCAGGGTAAGGCCGCGAATGAAAAGTGCCGCCAGCACGACGTACGGGAAGAGGGCCGTGAAATATACTACCTTTCCGGAACTTTTGACACCTCGCGATAAGCAAAGGAACACTATGGCCCAGGCTACTAGCAGGCAGATGGCTAACCGTTGGTTGATCTTCCCAGTCTCCTCGATGCCGGCAGATATTTGAAGAAAGTAATTCCTTGAATCAGTGAGTAGAGAATCAATTATTGTCCACGGTTAGCACCTGGTTGTCCAACAATGTCCATCAGGTGTGAAATGAAAGATAAGCCATTGACTAACAACAGCGGTAATAACGTATTAAATACATCTACATACCATATACCTTATAGACGGCAGTTAAAAAGGCGATTGAAAGGCGAATGACAGTGTTAAGTCGGCTTAATGAAGCAGATGTAATAAAAACACTGTATCGAATCACTTACTTGAAAAATTCTTCCGCCGGAGGTTTGCGTGGCGTCCGAAGCGTTACATTAAGCAACCGATACTGTTCTCTCGACATACAGTTGGCCATATAGTACGATCGATTCGTAGCTAAGCAGTTGTCCTCCTCCTCGTACGAGAAGCAATTCACCGTGGCCCACTCGTGCTGGCATCCTCGCCACGGTAGTGGATCTTCGAACGACACCACCATGTAGAAAACGGTCCAGGCGATAATTACATTGTAGTACAGCATCACCATTCCCGATACCAGTATCATGCCATACCCAATGCCTTCCGAAATAGGGGCGAGTCGCTTGAAAAGTATGGCCGGACCCAAACCCACGTACTGTGCTAGCGATAACTCCATGAACATAAGCGGCAGCCCAGCAATCACTAGCATCACGGTGAACGGTATCAGAAAGGCCcctggaagcagcagcagtaagcaGAGCGTAAGTATCAACGAACACACGTTACAACGAAACTACACGTAACACTTACCTCCTCCATTGCTGTAGCAAAGGTATGGAAATCGCCATACATTTCCCAAACCGACTGAGTAGCCCAGTAGGGACAGGAGGAAATCGTACCGCCCTGTCCAGGAGCCACGTTTTGCGAGCGCCTCATCATTCATCGGTTGATCGCTGCAGAAATCGTATTCGGATGCGTACGCGAGCTGTCTACGACGTTCAACGCGCTTTAACCACACGTCCACGGTGAGCTTTGTACTACAGTCCTTGGACACAGATAAGCGACGCAACGGAGTAACAGTATCATTAATTATGGTAATTAAGAATTGCTCTCATATCAGCCACCTGTCTGCACCTAGTTACAGTGTGACCATAAACAAGATATTCATCTGATAAATGTTCTTACTTCAATATCATCTGGGCTGCTAGTATCCATTGGACCGTAGTACCGTAGCACCGATTTCAACGACACTGCAATTTCCTCACTGAAGCTCAACTGGGAAATGGTTCTTGGCTATGGAAGTAATATCTAACCCACCGGTCAGTAGTCAACATTGTTACCATACGTCGCGAAGTCATGAGAATTTTTGCAAATTAACTTACTGCGAAGGTCGAACAGTGCGACACGGTGCAATGTCGGACGATTTGCTTTACGATCGAGGTTGATCACACGTAATAACTGTGTAGTGAATATTTAGTTTACCTTTTTAAAACTTCGAATCAAGCCTCTGTCCAATACTAAGTAAGacagtatttattttttacttcgTATGTGACAATGGCAacttttaaaaatgtaaactCAAAACTCACTATATAGTTATTACGAA
Proteins encoded:
- the LOC120959429 gene encoding sodium- and chloride-dependent glycine transporter 1-like, yielding MDTSSPDDIEDCSTKLTVDVWLKRVERRRQLAYASEYDFCSDQPMNDEALAKRGSWTGRYDFLLSLLGYSVGLGNVWRFPYLCYSNGGGAFLIPFTVMLVIAGLPLMFMELSLAQYVGLGPAILFKRLAPISEGIGYGMILVSGMVMLYYNVIIAWTVFYMVVSFEDPLPWRGCQHEWATVNCFSYEEEDNCLATNRSYYMANCMSREQYRLLNVTLRTPRKPPAEEFFKNYFLQISAGIEETGKINQRLAICLLVAWAIVFLCLSRGVKSSGKVVYFTALFPYVVLAALFIRGLTLPGAYDGILYYVRPDWDKLRTAQIWGDAAVQIFFALSPAWGGLLTLASYNRFDNNCYRDAIVVAISNILTSFFAGFVIFAIIGFLAHELDTSVDSVIDQGAGLAFVVFPELVGKLQMPRLWSVLFFFMLLTLGLDSQFTLMETVVTAVLDTFPALRRRKIAVVAGVSIVGYLGGLIFVTNSGMYWFQLFDKYAANWSVLLIAIAECILVGWVYGCERFISNIEEMLGKRSKWFHRFWVTVWKYITPAMLLFILCFNWLQYKPVAYGRYIYPNWADVFGWIIALAPFGIAVIVAVKNMSTSSSPFAWQTIRKLLQPSSEWKPSQPRLASEMAYENSNGIEL